DNA sequence from the Candidatus Methanomethylicota archaeon genome:
CAAATAAGCAAAATATCTTGTTTGAAAAGAGCATATAGAGTGACTGGAGAAATTGATTTGATAGCTGTTGTAAATCAGTCGTCACTTGATGAATTCTTAAAAGAAATATCAAAAATAGATGGGATAACATTCACTTCAGCTCATGTAGTCATTACAAAATTAAAATGAGTACAACAAAGTTTTTATTTACCTTTAATAGTTAATTCTAGACTAGGTGCATTGCATGCCTATACAGGATCAAGAAGCCTTAAAAATTGCACAGCAAAAAAGGTTATTTTTCATGATATGCAGAGAATGTGGTGCTCGAAATCCACCTAATGCCACAAAATGTAGACGTTGCAAAAGGAAAAATTTAAGATGGAAGAAACGTGAACGATCAAAATAACATTAAGATATAAGAGAAGATAGCGGTTATTTAGAGGAGAGATACACCATTATTATTTAACATTCAAAAATTAAATAAATAAAAGGAAAAGAAGAATTTATAATTATGGGCGGGTCGTCTAGCTGGTTAGGATACCGCCCTCACACGGCGGTGGTCCTGGGTTCGAATCCCAGCCCGCCCATTTTGAATAAAGCGTAATTTAGATGAGTACAAGTACTACGTAACATTACTTATATTGATATTTCTTCTCCAACTTCTGGTATAATTATGTCTTCAGCTATTTTTTCATCTTGAAGTATTATCTTAAATTTTTCAAGTTTATTTTTCTCACCATGAACTAAGATGACCTTTTTTGCATTCGCCATTTTTATAGTATGTAGTAATTCCTTATTACCGCAATGTGATGAAAAATCAAACCATTTTATTCTCGCATTTACTTTCTCAGTTTTCCCACCGAAATTATATACACCATTTTTCATTAGCATAGCTCCAGGAGTGTCTTCAACTTGATAGGAGACTAAGAAAATTGCATTTTTATGATCTTTTGCTGTCTTTTTTACATAAAATCGCACATTTCCTCCCTTAAGCATACCTGCAGGGGCTATTATGATCCCAGGTTCTTTACAAGCTTTCCTTCGCTCTGACCAACTGTTTACCCATATCGCCCGTTTATGGGCCTCTAACAATAGAGAGTAATCTCTAAAGAAGTCAGGATTATTCAAGAAAATGCTACTAGCGTCCTTTGCCATTCCATCGATGTATATTTTTCCCTTTACGTTGTATTGATGTAGTACACAGAGTATTTCTTGGGCGCGTCCAACCGAGAAAGCTGGTATGACTACAGTACCACCATTGCTCACTATTTCATTAACAGAATAGACAAAATCACGCTCAACCTTTGTCCTATCCTCATGATCAATTGTTGCATATGTTCCTTCAATAATTATTGCATCCAAATAAGGGATGTCTATTTGTGCACCATGTAACATTTTTGTACTTATAACATTGAAGTCGCCAGTATATAGTATCTTTTTACCATCACCTTCTATGAAAAACATTGAACTTCCAGGTATGTGTCCTGCATTCAATAGTTGAATAGATAGATCTTTTAACCTAAAATGGTCATTTATACTTACAGGTTTTGCTGATTTAATCATATTGGTTAGTTCTAAAGATTCGTATGGTAAATAATATGATGATAATTTTATAAGATCTTTTATTAATAATTCACTTATTTCGACAGTAATTTTTGTTGTTATTAATCTTGGTTTTGTGGAAACATAGAAGATGGGTATTCCACCAGAATGATCTAAATGAGCATGAGTAAGTAGTATAGCATCCAACTCCTTGCTAGAAATAGATATGGGAAATTTTGGTTCATTTTTAGATAAAGAAATACCATAATCCATTAGTATATTGGAATTTGATGTAGTTAATTGTATTGCAGATCTTCCGATTTCTCCGGCTGCACCAAGTATATTTACTTTCATTTTTCACTTACCCATCGATAATACGACCTACGTAACTAAGATAAGAAACAAGAATATAATATTTACGCTTTCTTTTTAATAATTTAAATTAAAATATAATGTTATTCTTAATGTTCACAATTGGCTAATAGTTTTAATAATAGTGTCTGATGAAGGAAAACAATTAACGAACACTTTCAATTTAATGTTTTTGTTTTTCAAAAGTTTAACTATCTTCTTCATGGAAATTCTTGTAATCGTCGTCGTGTCAAAAAGCACCACTGCTTTATCATAGTTGCTTTTATTTAACACTATTTTTAATGCTGATATTACTGTCTCCTCCGACTCAACGCTTGTTTTAAGTGCTTTTTCATATTGAGAAAGAGGGTAAACGTTAATCAGCTCTAATGGGATTATTCCAAATGGAGGGCCATAAATGCATATGTGAATACCACTTATTAAAGGATTGTTATCGTTTGATAACGTTAGAAATCGCTTTAGTAAGGATAATGAATATTTACGTGATTTTTCACCTTTGTCTGGTATGAGTATTAATGTAGTCTTATCTGGGAATGATATATTTTTCTTTAACTTTATTAAATGCCTTGTAACTTCGGGTCTTATAAGTCCTTCTGAGGAGGTATAGAAAATACCTCGAGTTACACTTTTAATTACTGGATCATGTTTTTCGATAAGAAATTTATATTTTTTCAATTTGAGCAAAGCATTAAAAAGTCTTGGATGAAATTTTGATTTTGCTTCTATGAGTTCCCATAGACGTCCTTCATAAATTGCTTGCTTTATTTGATTAATCTCATTACATATAACCCATAAATTGTGTTTAGCCAGTAATTTTTCACGTTCAAATTTGTTCATCTCCAGTAAATCATTAACTTCATATTTTTTACAAACATCGCAAAAACAAGGGAAATATCTGAGATTAGATAATTTAATAGTTCCATAAGATGTTATATAACGATCGTCTTTTGCAAAAAGAGCGTATGATGCTGAATCGAAGGTATCACATCCTAATGCCACTAGAAATGGTAGTAATATAGGATGACCAGCTCCGAATAGATGTAGAGGGCCATCTTTTGGCAAAGACATTTTTATGGTCATAATAATATCAACAAGATCTTCAAAAGCATAACTTTTCATATATTGTGTTGGCCCGCCTACACCATACATTTTAATTGAAGGTATTTGACTCATTTTTATTGCACATTCTTTAACCAAATCTAAGTACCTACCTCCTTGTATTGGTCCAACCCAAAGTATGTCGTCCTTTGTTTTCTTCTTTTCCAATATCATAGCATTATTTAAGGTAGCAAGAACTGTTCTTTCAGCTTCAATTTTTGTGTGAGTTCTTAATGTAGGGATATCTAAAATGACAGAAATGTCACTATTTAACTTTTCTTGAAAAACTATCGCTTCTTCAGAATTAAAAGATATATTGCCATAACTTAATATTTGATAAGCGCCAGAATCTGTCATTATTATCCCATCAAAATTTAATAGGAGATGAATGTCATTCATACGTATAATTCCCTTTTCCATTGCTTGCTTTATTAAGTATGAGTTTACCATTAATTGATTTATTTTAAAGTGTTCTTTGATAATTGTCGTATCAATGATATTTTTTACAGGGTCAATTACTGGAAAAAATGCGGGAGTATTTAATATTCCACTTTTTGTCTTTATTTTGCCGATTCTACCCATTAAATCTCGATCTACGATTTCAAATGACATTTAAGTTTCACTTTTCTCCTTCTCTTGCACAAATTGTTCATATACCTTTTTTACTTTTTCCGCTATCAAACCACTTCCTTCAATAACCCCATCTTCAGTTACTCTCACTTTATCCATAACAATTATTACACCAGCATCTTCAAGCAATGTCACATTATTTGGAAATAGTTTTTCTAATCGTTGAGCCAACCCTCTCAGATCGAATGGTTCTTCCTCCCTTATTATTTCGGAAATAACTTCCCCCCTTATTAGTATTCTTGCGTAACTATTATTTTCTTCGTCTTTTGCGTTTGAAAGAATTATGTTTAATGAGCTTGGATCATACCCCACAAGTTTTCCACGAAATTTCTTACTATGAATCGTTCTCACACTTACATTTTTATCTAGCAGAGATGCAAGCTCTTTCAAATATCTTGCCATACTTGGAGTAACTGGGCTGCTCATCCAACAATTCCTCCAGAAATAAATCTAAAAAACAGTGATTTATTTATTTTTGTTTTATACCTTATCAGATGATGTTTAAACTATTACAATAATAATTTCACTTTCATGAAACACTCACATACACAATATAATATAGTTAAAATGTATATTTAAAACAATTGATTATACAAATATTGATACAAAATATACAATATTGTAAGAAAAAATTTATTACGTTATAAATGATTATAATTTTGAACATTATGGAAAATGAAGAAAAAGTTATGAAATGTAAAGAGTGCGGTGGTAGGCTAATAGTTTCAGACTATGGAGAATTAGTATGTTCAGAATGTGGTCTTGTCCATGAAAAAATATACCTTCAACCATTATTTGAAATAGAACCGCTATCTGACTTTTCTGCTGTTGAAAAACTTTACGTAAATCCTGATGGAAAACCTTTAAGAAAGGAAGATTTAGGTTCCACATTTATTCATATAAACGGGAAACTTAAAGATAATAAGGGAAAGGAAATAAATAAACAGCGTTTTTTCAGATTAAAAAGGATAAACACCATTTATGTTAAAAAACACGATAAGAGTATTGATGCAGTTATGACTTTACTTAGAGTATGTTCACTGCTAAATATTCCAAAAAGTGTTTATGAGAGAGCAGGATACATTTGTAATAAGATATTGAGTGGTAGGAGAAGAGTGGGTACAACGTATCAATTAGCGGCAGCATCATTAATTATAGCATCTAGAGAGCATAAATATCCCTTAACTTTAAAAGATGTCATAAGAATTTTCCGCGAATTAGGACATAAGGTTTCAGCAAAATCTATAATGCGAATAACTTCCGAAATTTTAAATGAGCTTTCCATAAAAACTATAGCTATAGAACCTAAAGATTATATGACTAGGATAATGAATATTTTAAAAAGTAATATAGAGATTAATAGAAGAGTCATTTATTTTACTGGCAGAAGAGTGGAAGAGTATTATAATCGTTTAATGAATTACTCTCTTTCAATATATGAAAGAATAGATGAAAAATTTAGAATTGGGAAAAACCCATATCTTTTGGCAGTATCTATTGTTTATATTGCAGATAAACTGGTGTGCAAGGAGTTAAACTGTCAACCTATTCTGTCCCAAAAATTAGTTTCTGAAGTTTTGGGTTCAACACAATACACTCTTAGACAGCATATGAAATATTTGAATAAAGTGGTAAAAATTGAGGGAAATTATGACACTAATTAACTGCTAATTTATGACAAGCATTAAAATATAAAACCGACACTATTGATAAAGGGTTTGGAAGCACTATTTAAACCTCCGAGAGTAGTTTATGTACAGCGAAAAAGCGTTATAATTTCATTTTGTAGTGAAATGAGAATTGATGAGAATATCACATATGGCGACTTTTTCAGCAACCTAACATTAATGTTGAGTTCATTAATGCCAATATATCACTATAACTTGAATCTAATAGATATAAAGAACATAAGCAGTTATTTAAGAAAAGATATTTCTAAATATGCGGAATTGTTGTCCAAAATACGTTTTTCAGAAAAAAGCACTCTAAATTCAATTTTCAAAACAAATTTGAAGGATAAATTTCAAATTTACCCAATCGCAGGAATATTCTTCAATCCACCACTCAACGATCATGAAGAAAAAATTGTAAAGAAAGAAATGGGAGAATTGCCAAAGGATATCAAGAGGTTAATAGAAAGACTTATACTTTATTCAAGTATTTTTAAGAAAATAACTAAAAAATGTGAATCAGAAAAGAAGGAAGACGCTTTATTGACTGAGAAAAAGGATGTAAACGGATATACCGTCAATATTTTTAATATCAATAAATATACAGATAAAGAAATGGCGAAAACTTATTATAATATTAAAATTAATTATTTAGACGTAAGGCTAATACCAGCCATATGGTGTTTAACAACATTTTTAGAACTCAATGTTCCAAAAAATGACGTAAAATTTGGTCCAGGATTTATTGAAGAATTGATGAAATATAGGGAAAATGTTGCAAGGAAAATATTAAGGGAATACTTCATCGAAATACCAGAAAATTTACATGAAAAAATATGTGTTATATCAAATCTAGCAGCTATGGGCATGTTTAAATTAGCACCTTTCTTCTTAGATGACAATATAGAGGAAATTTATATTGACGCCCCTAGAAAGAACATATATTTGGATCATAGTGAATGGGGAAGATGTGAAACAAGGATATCATTAGATGAAAGTGAAATAAGGTGTTTAGCAACATACGTAAAAGCCGAAAGTGGTTTACCATTAGATTATTCTTCACCTACGATAAAAACAGATTTAAATACTAAACTTTTTAAATTAAGAATAACTATTGATGCCCATCCCCTAATAGATACAGACTATGCACTTATTATTAGAAAATTTAGGAAAACACCTTTAACAATAATCGACTTGCTAAGAAATGGAACACTTACAGTAGATGCTCTTGCCTACCTTTTGATAGCTTTATTCCATAAACGTAATATTCTTGTTATTGGGGAACCATCCTCTGGAAAAACAACTTTGATAAATGCATTAGATATGGTTACACCATCGTATTGGAGGAGAATATCTGTGGAAGAAGTTGTTGAAAGTTTGAATTTAATAGATTATGGTAAACACGATGTTAAGTATAGGATAGACCCATTTGATCGTGACCAGTCCAGTAAGAGGAGATTTATGGAAACCATCAAGCTACTACATAGATCGCCAAATTACATATTTTTTGGAGAGCTCTTAACGCCAGAACATGTTTCAATATTTCTCCAATCATTAGAGGCAGGGTTGCATGGCATCCAAACGACCCACGCCACTTCTCCTGAAGCATTAATAAGAAAGTGGATACTTCACTACAAGTTACCTATTCAATCAATAGAAAATTTGGATGTAATAGTGCATATGAAGAGGATATTGTCGTATAGTGAAAATAAAAGATTTGTATATAGGATAGTTGAACCTATTGTTGATGATAATGAAGGGGAATATAGAGTTGAATTATCGAACTTATTCATTTATGATGGAAGCTTAAAATTAGTTAGAGATCTAAAAGACTCATGGGTATTTAAAAAAATAGTGAAAGAAGAACAGATACCTATTGAAGATCTTTGTGAAGAATATGTAGCATTCAAACAATTGATAAACCAACTTTTCACGATAGGCGGCGAAGCAACGAGTATAATTCGAGCATTTGATAAAATGATAAATTCAAGAATATGATTTTAGGGAGGGAAACCAATGTTTTTTAAGGTTTTTTCATCATTTCGATTACCATTTTTCAAAAAATTATTAAAAAAATGTGTTCCTCAACTATTCAGTGATTCTATTGATTTCTTGAAAAATAAATACGGAAAAATTGAGGTGACATCAGAAGATGTTTACGCAAACATAATAGTTTCTTTACTAATAATTTCGATAGTAGTACTGTTTTTAAGCATCAATTTTGTTAAGGACATCATGATCTCATTCATGATAACTTTATTTTCTGTCATTTGCATTTACATCTCAATATATTATGAAATCATCGGGGAATATGATCAAGACAATTTTTTGATACATATATACAAGTTCATGGTATTTAGGGATATTATGTTGATTTATAAATCCACAAACTCTATTTTCGAGGCTGTAAATTTTGTTGCTTCTGAAAGTTATCCAATAATTTCGGCTAATTTTGAAGTAATACTTAAAAACATTATTAATGGATTAGATCCAGAAGATTTTTCAAGTGAAGAAGCATATTTGAAGCCCATCACTCTGTTGCTAAACGAAATGTTGGTAAATGTGAAAAATGCTGATAAAAGTAAGGGCTACATGTCAACAAAAGATTTGTTGAATTTGTATGAAAAAGTTTTTTCCAAAATAGAAGCATATTGTTTATTTCTGTTATTTATTGGAATGTTACTCCCATTATCGTTGATGTTCACTATCCCATATCTTAGTAAATTTTCCCCGATAAATGTTGTAATACCACTATTCATTTTACTCCAGATTGTAAGCTTAACAGTAATGTCGAGAATTGTATCATCGAATATTTACATTACATTGGGAGGGAAAAGTCATGAAAAATTATGATGTTACATTAATATTATTAATATCGTTAGCCATTATTTCTATTATATTTTTTGTAAAAAAGAAAAAGATTAGGAAGAAAGTTAATATTATGGAAAGTTTAAGTGAAAATATTAAACTTGAAAAATTCATTACATTATTTATAAATAATTTAAAGACTGATAGGAGTGCAGAGTGGTCACTACTATCTACTTTAAAAGAATATCCTGAAAATGATATTAGGCAATTAATACTACAAAACATTACAGTAGGATCCTCTATTGAAGAAATTTTTGAGAATTTGTCGAATGTTTTTTCTATGGAAGAAAGTAAACGAATGTTAAGAATGATTTCGAGACTGATTTCATACAACTTAAAATATTTCACAGATTTTATTTCTCCTGATATATTAGATTATGTAAGGGAGTCCATTCGATTGAAAAATCATGTAGAATCATTACTATTCAGAACGAGAATTAAGGTATTGGTGCTCTCATTTTCTCTATCAGCGGTTTTAGCATTTTTCTTAAAAATTTTACCATTTATTTTAACATTTATTATTAGTGGAAATACCACTTTAGTCAGTATAGATGCTTTATCATCGCTTATTTTCTATTCATTCCTTATAGCATTGCTGTACGACACATACATAGTTTCAAGGACTGTTTTTTATTCTCATAGTATTTTGTTGTCAATGCTTTCGGCGCTAACTTTTATTTTCCTATACATTTCCCTTCCAAACATATTTAGTATTTAAATACTATAGGAAATCTTCAAAATAGGGGGTGAGGCACTTTCCAAAAGATAATAAAAGAAAAAGAGGTTCCCCATTATTAGAAGAAGGACTACTTATAGCACTAGCAGTGATAACTATGTCAGTGGTTTTTTCAATGGTATTAGGAATATTGGATGGTGTACAGAAAGTCATTCAGAATTTAGGATTTAACACTCAGAATTTTATGAATTCATTAAACGATTTATGGAATAAAATAGTTTCATTTCTAGGATTAGGTGGTTGAGAATTTTGATAGATATTCATTTAAAATGCCTTCTTTTTCCAACGTTTCAATCCAATCAATATGTTTTCGTTTACCATTATTAAGATTTGATAGTATCGCAAGTATTTCATTTACTACATCATCGATGCATCTATCAGTTACATCAATTTCCACAACTTTTTCGGGGCCATATTGTTCTATTGCATTAATAAGGCAAGTATCAAGCAATTCTGCCATTACATTCTCATAAACCTTCTTATCATCCCATCCTCTTTGTCTTAATACCATTTCCAACTTTTTGGGATGCAACCTTAATACAAAGGCTTTAAGGACATATTGTGGAGGAATTATATCAGCATAATGTCCTTCTATGATTAATAGGGTTTTACTTTCATTTATTTTTTGGAGAAGTTTATTTATTAGGAGATTATTGTTTGGTATGAAAGAACTTCGTTCAGGATCAATGCTCTCAAATAAATTTTCTTCCATTACAAATTTAGATAAATCTATATGATGCGCATTCAAAGTTTCACTGAGTTTTCGGCTTATCGAGGTTTTTCCAGTACCTGGACACCCTCCAATAATTATTACTTTCCCTTTCATAACTGCTCAGCAGCTAGGAATAGGAAAATGAAAAATATAAATTTAACATTCTCTATGTTAAATTTCAATTATGCCTAAGTTTACGAGTATAAGAGATGTTTTGAACAGAATATGTTGGCATCCTAGTGAAAATAGAGAATGTTATGAAGTCATTTTTATTCATAGAGGGGCCCCAGATGATTTAAAGAGTGTATCAGCAAAAGCAATAGTAAAAGTGAGACAACAAAGTTTCGAATACAAAGAAGATGAGGAAAAAATTGTTTATATTCCATTTCATCGGATTGTAGCAATAAGGAATATAAAAACGGGGAAGGTCGTCTGGAGAAGCAGAAAATATAAGATAAATAAGGTTTTAAAGTAATTTATGTGATTATGTTATGTACAATAGGGGTTTATACGTTGGAAGGTTTCAACCATTTCATAATGGACATTTAGAATGTATAAAATATATTTTGAGTAAATGCAAAGAGGTCATTATAGTTATTGGTAGCGCGCAGGCAAGCCATACATTAGATAACCCATTTACTGCAGGGGAGAGAATTGAAATGATAAGATTAGCTCTTCAAGAGGAAGGCATTGAACTTAGTAAGTGCATTATAATACCAGTGGAGGACACTTTAAATAATAACCATTCAATATGGGTTTCAAAAGTGAAAAGCATGACCCCAAAATTTGATGTTGTTTTTTCAAATAGCCCTTTAACGAAGAAATTGTTTGAAGAGGAAGGATTTAAAGTTGAAGGAATTCCATACATTAATAGGGAATATTATTCTGGAACTAATATTAGAAAATTAATTATATGTGGAGGGGATTGGAAAAAGTATGTGCCAAGGGGTGTTTATGATTATATAAAATCAATGAAAGGAGAGGAGAGATTGAGAGACTTATCAACAAAGGATTATGGGCGTCAGAGCTTTTAACTTTCGTCATTTTCACAATTAGGCACTCAGCCAGCTCATCATCCACAAATTTAAGTTTAAGGAACACCTTTAATAATTTAACGTTCTAGCAAAGTCCTCCAGGTATTCACAATATCTTTAAATGAAGATTCATCTATTTTTTGTATTGCAAATCCAGCATGGACAAGTACATAATCATTTTCTTTTACGTCATCTTTAACTAAAGTTATTATTATCTCTCTTTGAACGCCACCAAAATCAGCTATCGCTTTATCATTATGGATAGTTAGTATTTTCGCAGGAACAGCCAAGCACATAGACGGATCTATAACTAGTTATAACCAAAAAGTAATTAAGTATTTTTGCATTTTATTCCATTGGTTGAAAACATATGCCTATGAATAAGGGGGACTTCGTCCTAGTGAATTACACTGTGAAAGTAAAAGATACTGATGAAATTGTTGACACAACAATAGAGGATGTTGCCAAAAAGGGAAATATATATCAAAAGGATAAAATATATGAACCTCTTCTTTTGATATTAGGTGAAGGCCAGCTATTTAAAAAAGTTGAAGAAGAAATCATGTTGATGCAACCTGGAGAGAAAAAGACTATTGAGTTGAAACCTGAAGATGCTTTTGGTCAAAGGGATCCAGCAAAGGTAAAGATAATTTCTGCAAAAGAGCTAACAAGTAGAGGCATAACACCTAAGCCAGGAATAAGAGTTGAAACAGATGAAGGGATTGCCATCGTTAGAAGTGTAGGTGGAGGTAGGGTGGTTATAGATTTAAATCATCCATTAGCAGGCAAAACTTTAGTTTACGAAGTTGATGTAGTCAAAAAAATAGAAGACCTTAAGGATAAAATGTTATCGTTAATACATAGACGGATACCATCAATTGACATATCAAAGTTTACTGTAGAGATAAATGAGGGAAGAATTAGGATAATTATACCAGAAGATGCATATTTGCTTGAAGGGTTGCAATATATGAAGCGTGGTATAGTCAACGATGTACAGCGATTTATTAAAGATGTAAGCAAAGTTGAATTTATCGAGGTATATGAGGTTAAACAAAAAGAAACAACAACGTAAAATTATTTTTTCAATATTGGCAAGGATAGAACTTTGATAAGATCTCTACCTTTTTTACAATAAACAGGTTCCAACACTTTTTCGATTTTTATTTTATCGTTCTTAAACACTCCTAGTGGCTTACAGTACATAATGTTTGCACAGGGGGTGGAGCAATCAATTGGAGTATATGTGATGGTAACCCCCTCAACTGCAAATTTACGTTCCAAAAAGAGTTCTATTGACGCTAATTTAACTTCTACGATGGATACTTTCCCATTTAATAATTTGCAGAAATGTTCTTTGTTTCTAACGTTTACTACCTCATATACTCTTCCTTGTTCTAGCTTATTTATGCAAATTTTTTTAAGAATGCACTCTGTACACTGCAAATTGTTTTTTTCAAAAATAAACTTATACCCCTTTTTTGCAACTTCGCTATTAACTACTGTTACTATGATGTCATTCTTTGATGATGCCGGTGGTGGATGCAATATTTTCAGCCTCTCTCCATCCTAAACTTTTCTCATTCAAGATAGTATATCTATCTTTACGTATTTCTTTAGCTTTAATAATGGCTTCTATTATTTCATTCTCTTCAACACCCAACTCTTTAGCATTAGTTGGAGCACCAATAATAGATAACGTTCGTTTTATGCGTTGCCAGTTTCCTCCATGCAAGTACATCATAATTATTGTACCAACACCGCACTGTTCTCCATGTAACGCTGGTTTTTTCGCTATAATATCAAGTGCATGACTGAAAAGATGTTCAGAGCCGCTACATGGTCTGCTACTTCCAGCAATGCACATCGCCACTCCACAACTTATTAATGCTTCAACAACTGTTCGGACACTTTCTTCCTTTAATGCTCTAATCTTTTTTGCATGTTTTACTATAAGACTTGCAGACATGAGCGCAAGTGACGCAGCATACTCACCATAATACTCATTTACACGTTTCTTGGCTAGTCTCCAATCCCTTATGGCTGTAAATTTTGCTATAATATCTCCGCAACCACTTGCTAACAGCTTATATGGAGCTTTAATTATAATATTTGAATCAGCAATCACCGCCAACGGAGGATTCACCATAATTGAGGGTTTGTATTTACCGTTAAATGCTTTTATAGATGCTATTGGAGATGCTATACCATCATGGCTTGCAGCCGTGGGAATGCTTATATATGGAACTCCCACTTTAAGCGAAATTAATTTTGCTATATCAATAATTTTCCCTCCACCAACACCAAATATGCAACTAACATTGTTTGATGCTTTTATTCTTTCAGATATATTTTCAACATCATGAATTGGATTTTTTCCGTCTAGAACGTATAGCTCACTTTCCATGTTATTATCGTTCAGTATTTTATACACACGTTCTCCGGCTACTTCTTTAACGTGAGGACCTGTCAATATTATTAATTTCCCACGCATTTTTAAGTCATTGCATATATTGTTTACATTATTTATTGCACCAGGACCCACAAGTATTGTTTGAGGCAAAGCAATTTTATGTATACTCAATCTATCACCTCAACATATATCTCATTTTTAATTTTAAGTTGAAGATAAATATATAGGCTGAGGGTAATTCTTAAATATTAGGGACATATTCTCTTTAGTTGTAGTTTTACATCAATTAAATCTTTTTGGAGGGATGAAAATGTATGACAGCTATACAAACGTTGGATACTATATGAAGAACAATGGTAAAATAGTCGTAAGTGGAACTACTACGGTAGGGTTAGTTTGCATGGATGGTGTGATTTTAGGTTCCGACAGAAGAGCTACATCTGGATTTTTTGTTGCACATCCACATGTAAAAAAAATATATAAATTAGATAATCATATAGCGGCAACTATAGCTGGAGTCGTAGCGGATGCGCAAAATATAATGGGAATAGCTAGTGCAAACATAAAGTTATACAAGTACATTCACAATAGGCCAATAAGTGTAAAGGCAGCTGCAAACTTAATTTCGAACATACTGTTAAGTTCAAGGGTATACCCATATGTGGTACAATTACTAGTGGGGGGATATGATAATAGTGGTCCTCATCTTTTTGCGTTAGACCCTTACGGAACAGTTACTGAGGAGAAATACACAGCAACAGGGTCTGGATCCCCAATGGCAATAAGTATATTAGAAGATTCATTCAAAAAGGGGATGCCAGTCAAAGATTCCATAGAAATAGTTGCACGGGCAATTTCATCGGCAATGAAAAGAGA
Encoded proteins:
- a CDS encoding transcription initiation factor IIB family protein — protein: MENEEKVMKCKECGGRLIVSDYGELVCSECGLVHEKIYLQPLFEIEPLSDFSAVEKLYVNPDGKPLRKEDLGSTFIHINGKLKDNKGKEINKQRFFRLKRINTIYVKKHDKSIDAVMTLLRVCSLLNIPKSVYERAGYICNKILSGRRRVGTTYQLAAASLIIASREHKYPLTLKDVIRIFRELGHKVSAKSIMRITSEILNELSIKTIAIEPKDYMTRIMNILKSNIEINRRVIYFTGRRVEEYYNRLMNYSLSIYERIDEKFRIGKNPYLLAVSIVYIADKLVCKELNCQPILSQKLVSEVLGSTQYTLRQHMKYLNKVVKIEGNYDTN
- the tgtA gene encoding tRNA guanosine(15) transglycosylase TgtA encodes the protein MSFEIVDRDLMGRIGKIKTKSGILNTPAFFPVIDPVKNIIDTTIIKEHFKINQLMVNSYLIKQAMEKGIIRMNDIHLLLNFDGIIMTDSGAYQILSYGNISFNSEEAIVFQEKLNSDISVILDIPTLRTHTKIEAERTVLATLNNAMILEKKKTKDDILWVGPIQGGRYLDLVKECAIKMSQIPSIKMYGVGGPTQYMKSYAFEDLVDIIMTIKMSLPKDGPLHLFGAGHPILLPFLVALGCDTFDSASYALFAKDDRYITSYGTIKLSNLRYFPCFCDVCKKYEVNDLLEMNKFEREKLLAKHNLWVICNEINQIKQAIYEGRLWELIEAKSKFHPRLFNALLKLKKYKFLIEKHDPVIKSVTRGIFYTSSEGLIRPEVTRHLIKLKKNISFPDKTTLILIPDKGEKSRKYSLSLLKRFLTLSNDNNPLISGIHICIYGPPFGIIPLELINVYPLSQYEKALKTSVESEETVISALKIVLNKSNYDKAVVLFDTTTITRISMKKIVKLLKNKNIKLKVFVNCFPSSDTIIKTISQL
- a CDS encoding 50S ribosomal protein L40e, with product MPIQDQEALKIAQQKRLFFMICRECGARNPPNATKCRRCKRKNLRWKKRERSK
- a CDS encoding MBL fold metallo-hydrolase, producing MKVNILGAAGEIGRSAIQLTTSNSNILMDYGISLSKNEPKFPISISSKELDAILLTHAHLDHSGGIPIFYVSTKPRLITTKITVEISELLIKDLIKLSSYYLPYESLELTNMIKSAKPVSINDHFRLKDLSIQLLNAGHIPGSSMFFIEGDGKKILYTGDFNVISTKMLHGAQIDIPYLDAIIIEGTYATIDHEDRTKVERDFVYSVNEIVSNGGTVVIPAFSVGRAQEILCVLHQYNVKGKIYIDGMAKDASSIFLNNPDFFRDYSLLLEAHKRAIWVNSWSERRKACKEPGIIIAPAGMLKGGNVRFYVKKTAKDHKNAIFLVSYQVEDTPGAMLMKNGVYNFGGKTEKVNARIKWFDFSSHCGNKELLHTIKMANAKKVILVHGEKNKLEKFKIILQDEKIAEDIIIPEVGEEISI
- a CDS encoding Lsm family RNA-binding protein — protein: MSSPVTPSMARYLKELASLLDKNVSVRTIHSKKFRGKLVGYDPSSLNIILSNAKDEENNSYARILIRGEVISEIIREEEPFDLRGLAQRLEKLFPNNVTLLEDAGVIIVMDKVRVTEDGVIEGSGLIAEKVKKVYEQFVQEKEKSET